A window from Aliidongia dinghuensis encodes these proteins:
- a CDS encoding carbohydrate ABC transporter permease: MKTGGLLKRIGLIFAVLVAISPALLFFLWMLSLSLKYEIDNGAYPPILIPERFAWKNYAQILGSNNFLEFFENSVLVTGGATLFALLVGVPAGYGIARMKAHSAAVVVMIARMTPGLSFLIPLFLLFQWLGLMGTLWPQILIHLVVTVPIVIWIMIGYFETTPLELEEAAIIDGATRWQVFRLVALPIAKPGIVVAFILAVIFSWNNFVFGIVLATRETRTLPVAVYNMLSFEQVSWGPLAAAALVVTLPVLILTVVAQRQIVAGLTAGAVKGG, translated from the coding sequence ATGAAGACCGGCGGCCTCCTGAAGCGCATCGGCCTCATCTTCGCCGTGCTGGTCGCGATTTCGCCGGCGCTCTTGTTCTTCCTGTGGATGCTGTCGCTGTCGCTCAAATACGAGATCGACAACGGCGCCTATCCGCCGATCCTGATCCCTGAGCGCTTCGCCTGGAAGAACTATGCCCAGATCCTGGGCAGCAACAATTTCCTCGAGTTCTTCGAGAACAGCGTGCTCGTCACCGGCGGTGCCACCCTGTTCGCCCTGCTGGTCGGCGTGCCGGCCGGCTACGGTATCGCGCGCATGAAGGCGCACAGCGCCGCGGTCGTCGTCATGATCGCGCGCATGACCCCGGGCCTGTCGTTCCTGATCCCGCTGTTCCTCTTGTTCCAATGGCTGGGCCTGATGGGCACGCTCTGGCCGCAGATCCTGATCCATCTGGTCGTGACCGTGCCGATCGTGATCTGGATCATGATCGGCTATTTCGAGACGACGCCGCTCGAGCTCGAGGAGGCGGCGATCATCGACGGCGCCACGCGCTGGCAGGTGTTCCGGCTCGTGGCCTTGCCGATCGCGAAGCCGGGCATCGTCGTGGCCTTCATCCTGGCCGTGATCTTCTCCTGGAACAATTTCGTGTTCGGCATCGTGCTGGCGACGCGCGAGACGCGCACCTTGCCGGTCGCAGTCTACAACATGCTGTCGTTCGAGCAGGTGAGCTGGGGGCCGCTCGCAGCGGCCGCCCTGGTCGTGACCTTGCCGGTGCTGATCCTGACCGTGGTGGCGCAGCGCCAGATCGTGGCGGGCTTGACCGCCGGCGCTGTCAAGGGCGGCTGA
- a CDS encoding ABC transporter substrate-binding protein: protein MTGSIIWQPTRRRFLAGSAALGGLGLAGIRPAFAEVNWKKFAGSKIEVNLVKSPRGDTLQQYEKEFEELTGIKVSSEQVPEQQQRQKAVIELTSGKPSFDVVHLSYHVQKRQFEKAKWLADLSGFMKDSTLTDPSLVESDFAEAGLTFAKDAHGTMRSLPFSVDYWIIYWNKDLFAKKGLAYPKTFDEMVAAAEALTDPKTNTYGFVARGQKNANTPVWTSFLLGYGSDSVGPDGKLLTDTPEAIEAAKLYQRLMTKAAPPGVAGFNWAECQSAFLQGKIGMWLDGIGFAPPLEDPDKSRVVGKVGYGVMPRGPKVQASGTFGDGIGVPEASQNKGAAYLYCQWAISKQMGARLLQAGAGVPFRNSVLNDPAIRQGVKMPGAWVDAIAGSAPISRLALPVIVPVTEFRDIMGVALTNMLSGADPAAELHRATEEFRPVLARSEAL, encoded by the coding sequence ATGACGGGATCGATCATTTGGCAGCCGACGCGCCGCCGCTTCCTGGCCGGCAGTGCGGCTCTGGGCGGGCTCGGGCTCGCCGGGATCCGGCCGGCCTTCGCCGAGGTGAACTGGAAGAAGTTCGCCGGCAGCAAGATCGAGGTCAACCTCGTCAAGAGCCCGCGCGGCGACACGCTGCAGCAGTACGAGAAGGAGTTCGAGGAACTCACCGGCATCAAGGTGTCGTCCGAGCAGGTGCCGGAGCAGCAGCAGCGCCAGAAGGCGGTCATTGAGCTGACCTCGGGCAAGCCGAGCTTCGACGTGGTGCACTTGAGCTACCACGTCCAGAAGCGCCAGTTCGAGAAGGCCAAGTGGCTGGCCGATCTCTCGGGCTTCATGAAGGACTCGACGCTGACGGATCCGTCGCTGGTCGAGAGCGACTTCGCGGAGGCCGGCCTCACCTTCGCCAAGGATGCCCATGGGACGATGCGGTCCCTGCCGTTCTCGGTCGACTATTGGATCATCTACTGGAACAAGGATCTCTTCGCGAAGAAGGGTCTGGCCTATCCCAAGACCTTCGACGAGATGGTCGCGGCCGCCGAGGCGCTGACCGATCCCAAGACCAATACCTACGGCTTCGTCGCGCGCGGCCAGAAGAACGCCAACACGCCGGTCTGGACCAGCTTCCTGCTCGGCTATGGCTCGGACAGCGTCGGCCCGGACGGCAAGCTCTTGACCGACACGCCGGAGGCGATCGAGGCGGCCAAGCTCTATCAGCGACTCATGACGAAAGCGGCGCCGCCGGGTGTGGCGGGCTTCAACTGGGCGGAATGCCAGTCGGCGTTCCTGCAGGGCAAGATCGGCATGTGGCTCGACGGCATCGGCTTCGCCCCGCCGCTCGAGGATCCGGACAAGTCCCGCGTCGTCGGCAAGGTCGGCTATGGCGTCATGCCGCGCGGGCCCAAGGTGCAGGCGTCGGGCACGTTCGGCGACGGCATCGGTGTACCCGAGGCGAGCCAGAACAAGGGAGCGGCCTATCTTTATTGCCAATGGGCGATCTCGAAGCAGATGGGCGCCCGCCTGCTGCAGGCCGGCGCCGGCGTGCCGTTCCGCAACTCGGTCCTGAACGACCCGGCGATCCGCCAGGGCGTCAAGATGCCGGGGGCCTGGGTCGACGCGATCGCCGGCTCGGCGCCGATCAGCCGCTTGGCCCTGCCGGTCATCGTGCCGGTGACCGAGTTCCGCGACATCATGGGCGTGGCGCTCACCAACATGCTGTCGGGCGCCGATCCGGCCGCCGAGCTGCACCGCGCTACCGAGGAGTTCCGGCCCGTGCTGGCGCGCAGCGAAGCCTTGTGA
- a CDS encoding GntR family transcriptional regulator, with amino-acid sequence MTEPEPLKLRERAYESFTRHLLARDVRPGQFISQRELVELTGLPLGAIRELVPRIEAEGLIRTVPQRGMQIAHIDLNLIRDAFQFRLFIEKEAVMLFVETATDEAIAAQRAAHESVLAKALVACTPEVEAEAQATDWGLHNTIVDALGNGIITNAYRVNAIKMRLIRQERIRIDGLVVPVMREHLKIIEAIETRDPAVAASALAEHINHARNRALDL; translated from the coding sequence ATGACCGAGCCGGAACCGCTCAAGCTGCGCGAACGCGCGTACGAGAGCTTCACGCGCCACCTCCTGGCGCGCGACGTCCGGCCCGGTCAGTTCATCTCGCAGCGCGAGCTGGTCGAGCTCACGGGCCTGCCCTTGGGCGCCATCCGCGAGCTGGTGCCGCGCATCGAGGCCGAAGGGCTGATCCGCACCGTCCCGCAGCGCGGCATGCAGATCGCCCATATCGACCTCAACCTGATCCGCGACGCCTTCCAGTTCCGCCTGTTCATCGAGAAGGAAGCGGTGATGCTGTTCGTCGAGACCGCGACGGACGAGGCGATCGCGGCCCAGCGGGCGGCGCACGAGAGCGTGCTCGCCAAGGCGCTCGTCGCCTGCACGCCCGAGGTCGAGGCCGAGGCCCAGGCGACCGACTGGGGCCTGCACAACACCATCGTCGATGCGCTGGGCAACGGCATCATCACCAACGCCTACCGGGTGAACGCGATCAAGATGCGGCTCATCCGCCAGGAGCGCATCCGCATCGACGGCCTGGTCGTGCCGGTCATGCGCGAGCATCTCAAGATCATCGAGGCGATCGAGACGCGCGATCCCGCCGTCGCGGCGTCCGCCCTCGCCGAGCACATCAACCACGCCCGCAACCGCGCGCTCGATCTTTAA
- a CDS encoding carbohydrate ABC transporter permease — MVTTTATDAAPAAPVAGRPRRSYWIFILPAVVTVGAVILFPWLFTLWMSVNEWKVGESRHFVGLANYLRLAGDTRFFDALWRTLLYTALSVVAPIVLGTLAALVFNERLPLRGLLRGIFVMPMMATPVAIALVWTMMFNPQLGVLNYLLSLVGIGPQAWVYHPLSVIPSLVMVETWQWTPLVMLIVLGGLAALPMEPYESADIDGANGWQKFRYITLPLIAPFLLLAAMIRTVDALKSFDIIYAITQGGPGTASETINLYLYSVAFAYYDVGYGSAIAIVFFVLIVVLSLVLLHLRQKSRWTEIGDDR; from the coding sequence ATGGTGACGACGACCGCCACAGACGCCGCGCCCGCCGCCCCGGTGGCGGGGCGCCCCCGGCGCAGCTATTGGATCTTCATCCTGCCAGCGGTGGTGACGGTCGGGGCGGTCATTCTGTTCCCCTGGCTGTTCACGCTCTGGATGAGCGTCAATGAATGGAAGGTGGGCGAGAGCCGGCATTTTGTCGGTCTCGCCAACTATCTGCGCCTCGCCGGCGACACGCGCTTCTTCGACGCGCTCTGGCGCACGCTCCTCTATACAGCGCTCTCCGTCGTGGCGCCGATCGTGCTCGGCACGCTGGCAGCCCTCGTGTTCAACGAGCGGCTGCCGCTGCGCGGGCTGCTCCGCGGCATCTTCGTCATGCCGATGATGGCGACGCCGGTCGCGATCGCGCTCGTCTGGACCATGATGTTCAACCCGCAGCTGGGCGTGCTCAACTATCTCCTGTCGCTCGTCGGCATTGGGCCGCAGGCCTGGGTCTACCATCCGCTGAGCGTCATCCCGTCGCTGGTCATGGTCGAGACCTGGCAATGGACGCCGCTCGTCATGCTGATCGTGCTGGGGGGCTTGGCCGCCTTGCCGATGGAGCCCTACGAAAGCGCCGACATCGACGGCGCCAACGGCTGGCAGAAGTTCCGCTACATCACGCTGCCGCTCATAGCTCCCTTCCTGCTATTGGCAGCCATGATCCGCACCGTCGATGCGCTCAAAAGCTTCGACATCATCTATGCGATCACCCAGGGCGGTCCGGGGACGGCGTCCGAGACGATCAACCTCTATCTCTACAGCGTCGCCTTCGCCTATTACGACGTGGGATACGGCTCGGCGATCGCGATCGTGTTCTTCGTGCTGATCGTGGTGCTGTCGCTCGTCCTGCTGCACCTGCGCCAGAAGAGCCGCTGGACCGAGATCGGAGACGACCGATGA
- a CDS encoding ArgE/DapE family deacylase encodes MPDQTTIDRILAAVDELFDEQIAFTQALVRFPSVRGAEHTAQDFIHDAMRARGLAMDRWTVDVEAIRHHPGFSPVAVSYENAINVVGTFRPDRQTGRSLILNGHMDVVPTGPLEHWTAPPFEPRIADGWLYGRGSADMKAGLAANLFAFDAIRRAGFRPAAPIYFQSVVEEECTGNGALACLVRGYQADAALIPEPEDDKLVRANTGVLWFKVRVEGRPTHTRVMGEGANAIDAAYRVIAALRELEARWNDERREHRHFEDLAHPINLNIGRIEGGDWASSVPAWCTFEARIAIYPGITAEAAAEEIRACIRQAASGDAFLGNHPPAIEFHGFFAEGYVLPEGTEAEATLARSFATVHSRSLESFVTPGYLDARVFMLYADTPCLVYGPVSEDIHGYDERVSLDSVRRVTKTIALFIADWCGLSRP; translated from the coding sequence ATGCCGGACCAGACTACTATCGACCGCATCCTCGCGGCGGTCGACGAACTGTTCGACGAGCAGATCGCCTTCACTCAGGCGCTCGTGCGTTTCCCGTCGGTGCGCGGCGCCGAGCACACGGCGCAGGACTTCATCCATGACGCCATGCGCGCCCGCGGCCTCGCCATGGACCGTTGGACCGTCGACGTGGAGGCGATCCGCCATCACCCGGGCTTCTCGCCGGTCGCCGTCAGCTACGAGAACGCCATCAACGTGGTCGGCACTTTCCGGCCGGACCGCCAGACCGGCCGCTCGCTGATCCTGAACGGCCATATGGACGTGGTGCCGACCGGCCCGCTCGAGCATTGGACGGCACCGCCGTTCGAGCCGCGCATCGCCGACGGCTGGCTCTACGGCCGGGGCTCGGCCGACATGAAGGCGGGCCTCGCCGCCAACCTCTTCGCCTTCGACGCGATCCGCCGCGCCGGCTTCCGGCCGGCGGCGCCGATCTATTTCCAGTCGGTCGTCGAGGAGGAATGCACCGGCAACGGCGCGCTCGCCTGCCTCGTCCGCGGCTATCAGGCCGACGCAGCCCTCATCCCGGAGCCGGAGGACGACAAGCTGGTGCGCGCCAACACCGGTGTGCTCTGGTTCAAGGTGCGGGTCGAAGGCCGGCCGACCCACACCCGCGTCATGGGCGAAGGCGCCAATGCGATCGACGCCGCCTACCGCGTGATCGCGGCGCTGCGCGAACTCGAGGCGCGCTGGAACGACGAGCGACGCGAGCACCGCCATTTCGAGGACCTGGCGCACCCGATCAACCTCAACATCGGCCGGATCGAGGGCGGCGACTGGGCGTCGAGCGTGCCGGCCTGGTGCACCTTCGAGGCACGCATCGCGATCTATCCCGGCATCACGGCGGAAGCCGCGGCCGAGGAAATTCGCGCCTGCATCCGCCAGGCGGCGAGCGGCGACGCGTTCCTCGGCAACCACCCGCCGGCGATCGAATTCCACGGCTTCTTCGCCGAGGGCTACGTGCTGCCCGAGGGCACGGAGGCAGAAGCGACGCTCGCCCGCTCGTTCGCGACCGTGCACAGCCGCTCGCTCGAAAGCTTCGTCACACCCGGCTATCTCGATGCCCGCGTCTTCATGCTCTATGCCGACACGCCATGCCTCGTCTATGGCCCGGTGTCGGAGGACATCCACGGCTATGACGAGCGCGTCAGCCTCGATTCCGTCCGCCGGGTGACCAAGACCATCGCGCTCTTCATCGCCGACTGGTGCGGGCTCAGCCGCCCTTGA
- a CDS encoding class II aldolase/adducin family protein yields the protein MPKPSAMSEAEWSVRQDLAACYRLIAHFGMDDVIYTHISARVPGTDGHFLINPYGMLFRDITASSLVKVDLDGKLVDPTDYEINPAGFTIHSAVHSARHDAACVLHTHTYAGVAVSSLKDGLQPCNQWSLQFHKRVAYHDYEGIALDLDERSRLIRDLGQAKAMILRNHGLLTVGGSCAEAFILMNNLERACRVQVAIQSMGQPVNMVPDEVAELTARQYETGDTNRHQGLIAREWKALLTYLEPPRPSSFRD from the coding sequence ATGCCGAAGCCGTCCGCGATGTCCGAAGCCGAATGGTCCGTGCGCCAGGATCTGGCCGCCTGCTACCGCCTGATCGCCCATTTCGGGATGGACGACGTCATCTACACCCACATCTCCGCCCGCGTGCCGGGCACGGATGGTCACTTTCTGATCAATCCCTACGGCATGCTGTTCCGCGACATCACCGCCTCGTCGCTGGTCAAGGTCGACCTGGACGGCAAGCTGGTCGACCCGACGGACTATGAGATCAATCCGGCCGGCTTCACCATCCACAGCGCCGTCCATAGTGCCCGGCACGACGCGGCCTGCGTGCTGCACACCCATACCTATGCCGGCGTCGCGGTTTCCTCACTCAAGGATGGGCTGCAGCCGTGCAACCAGTGGAGCCTGCAGTTCCATAAGCGCGTGGCCTATCACGACTACGAGGGCATCGCGCTCGACCTCGACGAACGCTCGCGGCTCATCCGTGACCTGGGCCAGGCCAAGGCGATGATCCTGCGCAACCACGGCCTGCTCACGGTCGGCGGCTCGTGCGCCGAGGCCTTCATCCTGATGAACAACCTGGAGCGCGCCTGCCGCGTGCAGGTCGCGATCCAGTCGATGGGCCAGCCGGTCAACATGGTGCCGGACGAGGTGGCCGAGCTCACCGCGCGGCAGTACGAGACAGGCGACACCAACCGGCACCAGGGCCTGATCGCCCGCGAGTGGAAGGCGCTCCTCACATATCTGGAGCCGCCCAGGCCCAGTTCCTTCCGCGACTGA
- a CDS encoding histone deacetylase family protein: MKIAYSARHALHDPQFFLVRGRPQRSAEQPERATRLMDAIRPLGVEIAAPEDFGPSPRAAIHTPAYLDFLETAHERWQALGDASAEVLPNMHPLPGQPVTYPEGIVGRAGYHMADTACPIGAGTWAAAVEAAHSACQAAQWVIDGERAAYALCRPPGHHAYADRAGGFCFLNNSAIAAQYLLPKYGRVAILDVDVHHGNGTQGIFWHRRDVLTVSLHGDPAGFYPFFVGYAHERGEGDGLGYNINVPLPHGTGDDGYLAALARTARQIKAFAPGAVVVALGLDAYEGDPLKALAITTPGFARIGAAIAELGLPTVFVQEGGYLSAELGQNLASVLTGFRRAV, translated from the coding sequence ATGAAGATCGCCTATAGCGCGCGCCACGCGCTCCACGACCCGCAGTTCTTCCTGGTCCGCGGCCGGCCGCAGCGCAGTGCCGAGCAGCCGGAACGGGCGACGCGCCTCATGGACGCGATCCGCCCGCTCGGCGTCGAGATCGCGGCCCCCGAGGATTTCGGGCCCAGCCCGCGCGCGGCGATCCATACGCCCGCCTATCTCGACTTCCTCGAGACGGCGCACGAGCGCTGGCAGGCGCTGGGCGATGCGTCGGCCGAAGTGCTGCCCAACATGCATCCGCTGCCCGGCCAGCCGGTGACGTATCCCGAGGGCATCGTCGGCCGCGCCGGCTATCACATGGCCGACACCGCCTGCCCGATCGGTGCCGGCACCTGGGCGGCCGCGGTCGAGGCCGCGCACAGCGCCTGCCAGGCCGCACAATGGGTGATCGACGGCGAGCGCGCCGCCTATGCACTCTGCCGCCCACCCGGCCACCACGCCTATGCCGACCGCGCCGGCGGCTTCTGCTTCCTCAACAATTCGGCGATCGCCGCGCAATACCTGCTGCCGAAATACGGCCGGGTCGCGATCCTTGACGTCGACGTGCATCACGGCAACGGCACGCAGGGCATCTTCTGGCACCGGCGCGACGTGCTGACCGTGTCGCTGCACGGCGATCCCGCGGGCTTCTACCCGTTCTTCGTCGGCTATGCCCATGAGCGCGGCGAGGGCGACGGGCTCGGCTACAACATCAACGTGCCGCTGCCGCACGGCACCGGCGATGACGGCTACCTGGCTGCTCTCGCCCGCACGGCACGCCAGATCAAGGCCTTCGCACCCGGTGCCGTCGTCGTGGCACTCGGCCTCGACGCCTACGAGGGCGACCCGTTGAAGGCGCTCGCCATCACCACGCCGGGCTTCGCCCGCATCGGTGCGGCGATCGCCGAGCTCGGCCTGCCGACCGTGTTCGTGCAGGAGGGCGGCTATCTCTCGGCCGAGCTCGGTCAAAATCTCGCGAGCGTCTTGACCGGCTTCCGCCGCGCCGTCTGA
- a CDS encoding GntR family transcriptional regulator codes for MSMPAPAFATVESADLVDLIEAELTRAIVEGRLRPGSRVVEAETARQMGVSRAPVREAARRLERQGILVAKPRHGFYVREITTKEIDDLYAVRLMLEDAAIVGACAQADAAGLARLQAKVDEMRATAPTLTSPQRIQLDLQFHLTLAELSGNARLLRLFATIETEVRMIIALLDNHYVDPLMVANSHQPIIDAIARRNEAAARAHLREHITSAWHHVRDLFARQRPTPTTIERPADEDRL; via the coding sequence ATGTCGATGCCCGCCCCCGCCTTCGCCACCGTCGAATCCGCCGATCTCGTCGACCTGATCGAGGCCGAGCTGACGCGGGCGATCGTCGAGGGGCGCCTCCGGCCCGGCAGCCGCGTCGTCGAGGCCGAGACCGCGCGCCAGATGGGGGTGAGCCGCGCCCCCGTGCGCGAGGCGGCGCGGCGCCTCGAACGCCAGGGCATCCTGGTCGCGAAGCCGCGCCACGGCTTCTACGTGCGCGAGATCACGACCAAGGAGATCGACGATCTCTATGCCGTGCGGCTCATGCTCGAGGATGCCGCCATCGTGGGCGCCTGCGCCCAGGCCGACGCGGCGGGCCTCGCCCGGCTGCAGGCCAAGGTCGACGAGATGCGCGCGACGGCACCGACGCTGACCTCGCCGCAGCGCATCCAGCTCGACCTGCAATTCCATCTGACGCTCGCCGAGCTCTCGGGCAACGCGCGCCTCCTGCGCCTGTTCGCGACGATCGAGACCGAGGTCCGCATGATCATCGCCCTGCTCGACAACCACTATGTCGACCCGCTGATGGTCGCGAACTCGCACCAGCCGATCATCGACGCCATCGCCCGGCGCAACGAGGCGGCGGCGCGCGCGCATCTCCGCGAGCACATCACGTCCGCCTGGCATCACGTGCGCGACCTGTTCGCGCGCCAACGCCCTACGCCGACCACCATCGAGAGGCCTGCCGATGAAGATCGCCTATAG
- a CDS encoding MFS transporter: MTAETNMAQWRDGGQDREAALDRATAKAMRRLLPFLILMYMLSYLDRANIGFAKQAFQAATGVSDAAFAFGAGVFFIGYAAFEVPSNLMLHRFGARRWMSRIMVTWGLIAAAMIWARGDTSFSVMRLFLGLAEAGFFPGAILYMTYWFPARSRGRILGLFYFGAPLALMFGGPLSGTLLDLDGVAGLMGWQWMFLIEGLLAVAVGVWAYWYLTDRPADARWLTAEERDALSRTLAAEDAVKAAEGKTGFRAVLTDPRLMLFATIYFLIQISSYGVAFYLPTQVSGLLHVNIGVLVGFVSAVPWACAIVAALILPPLAVGTGFRRTFGIALLLCIACGLIASGHLAPLPAVIALCFVTMGIICSQPIFWTFPTGYLGGTAAAGGLAVINAIGNLGGFVAPNVKTWAEAAFQTPVAGLYTLALAPIIAAFLFTFLAGGWILAPQAATARSTS; the protein is encoded by the coding sequence ATGACGGCCGAGACCAACATGGCCCAGTGGCGGGACGGGGGGCAGGACCGGGAGGCGGCGCTCGATCGCGCCACGGCGAAGGCGATGCGCCGCCTGCTCCCGTTCCTGATCCTCATGTACATGCTGTCCTATCTCGACCGGGCGAACATCGGGTTTGCCAAGCAGGCGTTCCAGGCGGCGACCGGCGTCAGTGATGCCGCCTTTGCCTTCGGCGCCGGCGTGTTCTTCATCGGCTATGCCGCGTTCGAGGTGCCGAGCAACCTGATGCTGCACCGGTTCGGCGCCCGGCGCTGGATGTCGCGCATCATGGTGACCTGGGGCCTCATCGCCGCGGCCATGATCTGGGCCCGCGGCGATACGTCCTTCTCGGTCATGCGCCTGTTCCTGGGCTTGGCCGAGGCCGGGTTCTTCCCCGGCGCCATCCTCTACATGACCTATTGGTTTCCCGCTCGGTCGCGCGGGCGGATCCTGGGCCTGTTCTATTTCGGGGCGCCCTTAGCCCTGATGTTCGGCGGGCCCTTGTCCGGCACCTTGCTCGATCTCGACGGCGTGGCGGGCCTCATGGGCTGGCAATGGATGTTCCTGATCGAAGGGCTGCTCGCGGTCGCTGTCGGCGTCTGGGCCTATTGGTACCTGACGGATCGCCCGGCGGACGCCCGCTGGCTCACAGCGGAGGAGCGCGACGCCTTGAGCCGGACACTCGCGGCCGAGGATGCGGTGAAGGCAGCCGAGGGCAAGACCGGCTTTCGCGCCGTGCTGACCGATCCGCGGCTCATGCTGTTCGCGACGATCTATTTCCTGATCCAGATCAGCAGCTACGGCGTCGCCTTCTATCTGCCGACGCAGGTGAGCGGGCTGCTGCACGTCAATATCGGCGTGCTGGTGGGATTCGTCTCGGCGGTACCCTGGGCCTGCGCGATCGTGGCGGCGTTGATCCTGCCGCCGCTCGCCGTCGGCACCGGCTTCCGCCGGACTTTCGGCATCGCGTTGCTGCTCTGCATCGCCTGCGGCTTGATCGCATCCGGCCACCTGGCACCGCTGCCGGCGGTGATCGCGCTCTGCTTCGTCACCATGGGCATCATCTGCTCGCAACCGATCTTCTGGACCTTCCCGACCGGCTATCTGGGCGGCACGGCGGCGGCGGGCGGGCTCGCGGTCATCAACGCGATCGGCAATCTCGGCGGCTTCGTGGCACCCAACGTCAAGACCTGGGCGGAGGCGGCGTTCCAGACCCCGGTCGCGGGGCTCTACACGCTGGCGCTGGCCCCGATCATCGCCGCGTTCCTGTTCACATTTCTGGCCGGTGGGTGGATCCTGGCACCGCAGGCGGCGACTGCGCGCTCGACCAGTTGA
- a CDS encoding FAD-binding oxidoreductase, producing MLPKPETAEDFAGIVEELRSALGDAAVLVGDDIPARNERDWSPLPASRPLAVLRPDSPEGVAAAVRICVSHDIAVVPQGGLTGLCGGARADGASVALSLERFVGVEEIDAAAGTMTVRAGTPLETVQRAAEAAGFFCALDLGARGSCTIGGNLSTNAGGNRVIRYGMAREMVLGLEAVLPDGTLVSSLNKMMKNNAGYDLKQLFVGSEGTLGIITRAVLRLHPQPGCTMAALCGLSSYDKVLELLAAARRGLGPILSAFEVMWPDYWEVVTRQVPNVRSPIGGDHAVYVLVEAQGTDATVDGPRFQDWLEQLAEAGTVADAAVAQSLADVKAFWGVRDACAEFNQVLGRHQSFDIGLPIAEMNRYVEACGAELRAQLPGVVALFYGHIGDGNLHIVACQPGVEPQPKETIDEVIYGCVRRFGGTVSAEHGIGTTKKRWLGYTRSPIELALMRTVKAALDPRNLLNPGKVL from the coding sequence ATGTTGCCGAAACCGGAAACGGCCGAGGATTTCGCCGGTATTGTCGAAGAGCTCCGGTCCGCCCTGGGCGATGCCGCCGTGCTCGTCGGGGACGATATCCCCGCGCGCAACGAGCGGGACTGGAGCCCGTTGCCGGCCTCGCGCCCCCTCGCCGTATTGCGGCCCGACAGCCCGGAAGGTGTCGCCGCGGCGGTGCGCATCTGTGTCAGCCATGACATCGCGGTCGTCCCCCAGGGTGGGCTGACCGGCCTCTGCGGCGGTGCGCGCGCCGACGGCGCCAGCGTGGCGCTCTCGCTCGAACGGTTCGTCGGCGTCGAGGAGATCGACGCGGCCGCAGGCACGATGACGGTGCGCGCGGGCACGCCGCTCGAGACCGTGCAGCGCGCGGCCGAGGCGGCGGGCTTCTTCTGTGCGCTCGATCTTGGCGCACGCGGCTCTTGCACCATCGGCGGCAATCTTTCGACCAATGCCGGCGGCAACCGGGTCATCCGCTACGGCATGGCGCGCGAAATGGTGCTGGGGCTCGAGGCGGTGCTGCCGGACGGCACGCTCGTCTCGAGCCTCAACAAGATGATGAAGAACAATGCCGGCTATGACTTGAAGCAGCTGTTCGTCGGCAGCGAGGGTACGCTCGGCATCATCACGCGGGCCGTGCTCAGGCTGCACCCGCAGCCGGGCTGCACGATGGCGGCGCTCTGCGGCCTCTCGAGCTACGACAAGGTGCTGGAGCTGCTCGCGGCCGCCCGGCGCGGCCTCGGGCCGATCTTGTCGGCCTTCGAGGTCATGTGGCCGGACTATTGGGAGGTCGTGACCCGCCAAGTGCCGAATGTGCGCAGCCCGATCGGCGGCGACCATGCGGTCTATGTGCTGGTCGAGGCCCAGGGCACCGATGCGACGGTCGACGGCCCGCGCTTCCAGGACTGGCTCGAGCAACTGGCGGAGGCCGGCACCGTCGCCGATGCCGCGGTCGCCCAGTCGCTGGCCGACGTCAAGGCGTTCTGGGGTGTGCGCGATGCCTGCGCCGAGTTCAACCAGGTGCTGGGGCGCCACCAGTCGTTCGACATCGGCCTGCCGATCGCCGAGATGAACCGCTATGTCGAGGCTTGCGGTGCCGAGCTGCGGGCGCAGCTGCCGGGCGTGGTGGCGCTGTTCTACGGCCATATCGGCGACGGCAACCTGCATATCGTCGCCTGCCAGCCCGGGGTCGAGCCGCAGCCGAAGGAAACGATCGACGAGGTGATCTACGGCTGTGTCCGCCGCTTCGGCGGGACCGTCTCGGCCGAGCACGGCATCGGCACGACCAAGAAGCGGTGGCTCGGCTATACGCGCTCGCCGATCGAACTGGCACTGATGCGCACGGTGAAAGCGGCGCTCGATCCGCGCAACCTGCTCAATCCCGGCAAGGTGCTCTGA